DNA from Pseudomonadota bacterium:
CCGCAGTCCAACGGCAAGGGTTCGGCTGATCCCGTCCGGCGTTGCATACGGATTCGTGTGGGAAATACTGTAAATCTTGCTGAATCTCCCGGATGACAGATCCATGGCAATCCGATTACCGGTCCCCATGAAATTCGTATGCACGAAATTTCCGTTGAGGATCAGCCCCTGGGCGTCGGAAAAACCGACCCCGCCACCGAACGATCCGGGCAAGCCTTCCTTGATCGTGTATTCGACATCCACCATGTCGGTAACTCCCGGCACCGGGATGGTTTCCATTTCGACGCTCTCGACGAAAGGCAGCCTCTGGAGGCGCTGCTTGGACCGCTCTACGCCCGAGCTCGACAACCATGCCTGCTCCATCTGCCTCATCTCGCGACGAAATACATAGTCGTCGGTGGAGTGAGTGCCGGCGAATTTGATTTTCCTGACATAGACTCTGTTGCCAGGCTCCACATAAAAGGTCAGGCTGACCGTATTGTCATCCTCGTTGATATCGGGAATGACGTCGATGATAGCCAGCGAATAACCGCGTTCACCCAGCGCATAGGCCATCATTTCCGTGCTTTGGGTAATCCGCCTTTGTGAGTACGTGTCCCCGTCCTGCAAAAAGATCAGCTGCCGCAGCACGTCGGGCTCCAGGATAGTCTTGCCAGCCAGCTCGACACCGGACACTTTGTAAAGGTCTCCTTCATCGATGTTGATCGTCAAAAAAATATCGTTGCGATCCGGCGAAATCGCAACCTGCGTCGAACGGACTTCGAATTTGACATGGCCGCGATCCAGATAAAATGAACTCAGCGCCTCCAGATCCCCGAGCAATGTTTCCTTCGAGTACCGGCAATCGCTCTTGATGAAACAGGTCAGGTGCGGTTGCCGCAAAGACATCTCCTTGCGCAATTCCTTATCTGAATATTCATTGTTGCCGACGATATTGATCTGGCGAATCGTCGCCCGTTCGCCTTCGACGATGGTGATATCGATTTGCACCCGGTTCTTGCCGACCGTGGAAACCTCTGTAGTCACCGTCGCGCTGTATTTGCCCTGGCTGAAATACTGCTCGGTAATCGCATCGGTAACGCCTTCGAGTACCGACCGATCGAAGGTCTTGCCCTCCGCCAGGCCAATCCGGCGCAACTCGGCTTCCAAGTCCTCGGTCTTGATGCTCTTGTTGCCGGAGATACTGAAACTTTCTATAGATGGCCTTTCCAGGACTACGATCAGCAACACGCCGTCATCGATCCTGAGCTCAACATCATCAAAAAACTTGGTTTCGTACAATGCACGGATCGCTTCCCGCACCCGCTGCTGATCGATGACGTCACCGACATTGATCGGCAGGTAATTAAATACCGTGCCATCGGTTATGCGCTGGTTGCCTTCAACCCGCATGTCACGCACCAGGAAACCATCCTCTTCGGCGCCAGCCAGGCCAGTCAGAAAAATAGCCAGCGCCAAGAACATCCATATTCTTCTAATCATACTGACGGCAGCCCTCAGCCAAACAGCCGGTTGAAATCGTTATAGAAAGCAAGACCCATTATCATGATCAGCATTGCAATGCCGAGTTGCTGTCCGAGCAACTGGACTTTTTCAGACAGCGGCTTCCCCCTGATGCCTTCCGCCGCGACATAAACCATCTGACCGCCATCAAGAAGCGGAATCGGCAACAGGTTGACAATGCCGAGACTGATACTGAGTATCGCAAGCAGGCCGAGAAATTCTTCCAGACCAAGTGTGGCCGCGGCGCCGGCGTAGACGGCAATGCTGATCGGGCCAGAAATATTTTTCGCGGAAATCTGGCCGCTTATCATGCGCCCGACCAACCGCAGCGTCAGTATCGAAGTGTCCCACGTTCTCACCATGCCATGGCCCAGCGCGCTGAAAACCGAATAACGCTCAACCATGCGCAGGTCGGCGTAAAGGTCTCCCGGCGGCACCCGAACCGAAGCGCCGATGCGCCCGATAACGCCCTGCTCCGTTTCAACACGAGCGATGGTCATCGGCATCGTCAGGCGCCGGCCATCGCGCTCTATTTGCATGCTGATGTCCGCGCCTGGCCGCGCCCGGATAAACTCCACCCAGCTACGCCAGTCATCGATTCGCACGGCATCGGCAGATATCACGAGATCACCGGTTTTCAGTCCCGCCTGGTCCGCCGCCCCGCCGGGCGTAATCTCGTCGAGCAACGGCGGGATCAGCGGGAACCAGCGATTAAATCCCAGACCGCTGAACAGCAAGGATGGATCGCTGAGCTCGTTTTCGCGCCCGCGCACATCGATAGTCAGGCTTCGCTGATAGCCATCCGCACCGATGACGCTGATCGGGAGGTCACCCGAATCCAGCAACACCTCGATCAGGCTGAGCGGTACCTGCGCCCAGGACTTAATCTCCTGATCGCCGATCGATGTAATAATATCCCCTCTTTCCATGCCCGCCGTCGCGGCAGGCGAGTCCACGGCGATATCCCCGACCATCGGTTTAAGACCGCTGATGCCGATCACAAAAAGCAACCAGTAAATGAGCACGGCAAAAAGAAAATTGAACGCCGGCCCCGCGGACAATACCACCAGCCGGCTGGCGACAGGCTTGCGGTTATAAGCGCGATGCAAGTCTGCCGGCGCCACCGGGCCTTCCCTCTCGTCCAGCATCTTGACATAGCCGCCCAGCGGAATAGCCGAGATCATGAACTCCACGTCATCGCGCCCTTTGTATACCCACAGTGGCCGGCCAAAGCCGATCGAGAATCTGAGTACCTTGAAACCCAGTTTTCTGGCGACCCAGAAATGCCCGAACTCATGTACCGCAACCAGCACCGAGATCGCCGCGACAAAAGCTACAATAGTGATTAGCAACTGGGTCATACCGCGATACTCACCTCATTGACTGTCCGGCCCGCTTTTTCGCGTGCCCATTGATCGGCCTTAATGACCGTCTCCAGGGATTCGACCACCCCTACGCTATGGCATTCCATCGTATTACCGATTACCGCGGCAATTTCCGTATAGGGCAGGCGCCGGTCGAGGAACGCCTGTACCGCAATTTCATTCGCGGCATTCAACACCGCCGGGGCCGTACCGCCTCGTTCCGCAGCCGCCCTGGCGAGCGCCAGGCACGGAAAGCGATCCATGTCGGGCGCTTGAAACTCAAGCTTTGCGATTGCCACCAGGTCCAGCGCTTTCACCCCGGATTCCATACGCTCCGGCCACGCAAGAGCGTGGGCGATGGGCGTACGCATATCCGGGTTGCCCAGTTGCGCCAACACCGAACCATCGCGATATTCGACCAGCGAATGCACGATGCTCTGCGGGTGGATCAGAATTTCAATGTCATCCGGCGACATTGCGAACAAATGGCTGGCCTCGATCAGCTCAAGACCCTTGTTCATCATCGTCGCCGAATCGACCGAAATTTTATCCCCCATGTCCCAGTTCGGGTGTGCGCAAGCCTGTTCCGGCGTCACTTTTTCGAGCTCACAAACCGGCGTATTCAAAAACGGACCACCCGATGCTGTCAACCATAATTTTCGAACCCCGTGTTTCGAGCGCCGGCCGCCGGGATCGGGCAGACACTGGAAAATCGCGTTGTGCTCGCTGTCGATCGGGATCAAGGTTGCGCCGTTGTCTGCTACGGCCTCCATCAATAAATGCCCGGCGAGGACCAGCGATTCTTTGTTGGCAAGCAACACCCGCTTGCCGGTCTGTGCAGCGGCCAGGGTCGGCAGCAACCCGGCGGCGCCGACAATCGCGGCCATGACAAAATCGGCCTGCGGAATCCTGGCCGCTTCGACCAATGCATCGGCGCCGGCGAGCAGCGCTGTTTTCAGGCCAGCTTGTTGCAGTCCTTCCCGAAGAACATCGGCCGCCCCGTTATCCGTCATTACCGCCAGCTCCGGCTCAAAACGGAGGCACTGTTGCAACAGGCGCTGGTGATTGCTCCTGGCAGTCAGCGCAACCACACGAAATGCATCGGGGTTGCGGGCGATCACGTCCAGCGTGCTGCAACCGACGCTCCCGGTCGACCCCAGGATACTGACGCCTTTCATCAGACCAGTCCCTGCCAGCTCAGCCCCAGTACAAACACCGGGGCCGCCGCGCAAATACTGTCGATGCGATCGAGCATGCCGCCGTGACCCGGGAAAATTCGTCCACTGTCTTTCAGGCCATTATGTCTTTTGAAAATACTGACGATCAGATCCCCGACCACAGAAATCGCCGACACGGCGACACACAAGGAAACGAAACTCAGCGGGTCTTGTTGGAAATACATTGCGCCGGCAAAGCCAACGATTGCGGCCAGCACAATGGCACCGATCACGCCTTCCCAGGTTTTCCCCGGGCTGACCCTGGGTATCAGTTTGATTTTGCCAAACAGTTTACCCACGGCAAACGCGCCGATGTCGGTTGCCCAAACCAAAAGCAGCACAAAAACAACCCAGACTACGCCATCATCCGCGACCAGCAGGCGGCTCAACGCAAGCCAGGCTGGCGCCAGCACCAGGATTCCCGATAAAACGCCAACCGCCACCGGGATCGCGGTCGGATAACGCATGACCCACACAAAAGCCACCAGCCACCAGGCCAGCGTAACCTGCAGTATCAGTTGCAACGCCCCGGGGTGAAAGCTGTAAAACCACACGGCAACCATCGACGCCAGCACCATGACGACGTATAGCAACCGCCACGCCAAGGATTTTACGCCAAGGAACTGGCTCCATTCCCAGATGCCCAGACTTATTACCAGGGTCAGGGTAATCAATCCGGCCGGCGGCGGCAGGAGAAAAAACACGCCGGCGAGCACTGCCAGCAAGACCACGGCGGTGATGATTCTTTGCTTAAGCATGGTCGCCGCTCACCTGTGCCGATGTTTTCCCGAAACGCCGTTCCCGCCCATGAAAACTGCCGACCACTGCTGCCAGTTCCTTTGGCTCAAAATCAGGCCACAGCGATTCACTGAAATGCAGCTCCGTATATGCCAGGTTCCAAAGCAGGAAATTGCTGATGCGGGAATCGCCGCCGGTTCGAATAAAAAGATCCGGATCGCCAAGACCGGCCAGCTGTATCTGTGCCGCCAGGCGGTTTTCGTCTATATCCTCGGCCGACAGTTCGCCATCGGCAACCTGCCGCGCCAGGTATTTGCATGCGTTGACAATATCCCAACGACCCCCGTATGCGACCGCGACGACCAGGTTTAACCGGTCGTTGTCTGCGGTCATCGCTTCCGATTCCTCTATCTGCCGAACCAGATCGGCGGGCAACTGCTCCCGGTCGCCGATTATTTTCAGCCTGACCCCTTGCTCATTCAACTCCGGAACCTGTTGGTTCAGGGCCTCGATAAACAAGGCCATCAATTGTTGTACTTCATCCCTGGGCCTGCCCCAGTTTTCACTGCTAAAGGCGAATAGGGTCAGGGTGCGGATCCCCAGCGCACCGCAGGCCTCGACGGTGCGCCGCGCTGCCTTGACACCGGCCCGGTGACCCGCGTGCCGGGGCAACATCCGTTGCTTCGCCCAGCGACCGTTGCCATCCATGACGATCGCAACGTGGTGGGCGGCCATGGTGTCCTGATGCTGGCTGGTTTTGTCTGCCTGGTCCGCCATGGTGACTCATCGGATACGGTTTATTGCTCCGGCACAAGTACCGAACCGTCGTGCCGAAGTCCTTATACCTCCAGCAATTCAGCTTCTTTTTTCGCGAGGATCTTGTCGATCCTGCCAACATGATCGTCGGTCATCTTCTGCACCTCGTCGTGCGCCCGATGATCATCGTCTTCGGTGATCATTTTTTCCTTGAGGAGCTCCTTGACGTCATGCAAGGCATCGCGGCGAATATTGCGTACCGCCACCCGCGCGTTCTCCGCCTCGTGACGCACCACACGAGTCATGTCCTTGCGTCTTTCCTCCGTCAGCGCCGGTAACGGGACTCGAATCACGGTGCCGGCAGTGGTCGGGTTCAAACCCAGATCCGCAGTCATAATGGCTTTTTCGACGGCCTGGATCATGGATTTCTCCCACGGGTTTACGGCCAGGGTGCGCGCATCCTCGACCGTGATGCTGGCAACCTGGGTGAGTGGAACCTCCGATCCGTAATACTCGACCGTAATGTGTTCCAACAGGCTGGTGTGCGCGCGTCCGGTCCGGAGTTTTTTCAGTTCCTGGACAAACGCTTCAACACTCTTGCCCATCCGAGTCGATGCGTTTTTTTCGATATCCTTAATCACTGACTGCCTCCTGCATCTGCTCCAGGCCATTATCTACCAAGGTCCCCAGCGTCTCCCCGCGCATGATGCGCAGTAAGCTACCCACCTTCGTCAGATTGAACACGCGCAGCGGAATATTGTTGTCGCGACACATAACGATCGCGGTCGCGTCCATGACCTGCAACTTGCAGCGAAGCACCTCATCATAGCTGATCTGCGTATAACGCCGCGCGGAAGGGTCCTTGAGCGGATCGGCAGAATAGACACCATCCACCTTGGTCGCCTTGAGCAGCACATCCGCGCCAATTTCAATCGCGCGCAAACTGGCTGCCGTATCGGTCGTAAAAAAGGGGTTCCCGGTACCGGCGGCGAAAATCGCTACCCGGCCTTTTTCCAGGTGCCGGATGGCCCTGCGCCGAATATAGTCTTCGCAAACCGCATTGATTTGCAGGGCCGACATGACGCGGGCCTTGACCCCCTCTCTTTCCAGGGCGTCTTGCAAAGCCAGGCTGTTGATCACCGTCGCCAGCATGCCCATCTGGTCGCCGGTGACCCGGTCCATTCCGGATCTGGCGAGGCCAGCCCCCCGAAAAATATTGCCGCCACCGAGCACCACGCCGATCTGCACATCCATGTCCCTGACTTCGGCGATCTCTGCTGCAATGCGACGAATCACCTCCGGGTCCACGCCGTAATCCAGTTGACCCATCAGCGCTTCGCCGCTGAGCTTTAGCAAAATTCGCCTTTGCACCGGTTCTGAATCGCCCATAAAGCCCCTTTATTTTCCAGGTTCTGCGGATACAAAGAACCCCGCGCTCGCGGGGTTCCCGATATTACCCGATTTTGCGGCTTTGCCTGCATATTTTAGCCAGGATGGCGGATTCCTGGTGAGGGGGCGGGCGGCCAAGGCCTCAAAATACCTGATCCTTCAGTTCCCGACATCCCGGCGTCTACCGCCTTGGGTATATTGCAGGCTATGCCCCCTTCACCTGGGCCATTACCTCGTCTGCAAAATTCTCCTCGGCCCTGTCGATGCCCTCGCCCACCTCGAAACGAACAAAACGGGCAACCGTGGCATTGTTCTGCTTCAGCAGTTTGCCGACGGTCAGATCGGGGTCCTTGACGAAGGACTGTCCGGTCAGCGTAATCTCAGCCAGGAATTTGCGCATCCGGCCATCGACCATTTTCTCCACGATCTCCTCTGGCTTGCCCTCGGTCCGTGCCTGTGCGGCGAGGATTTCCCTTTCCTTCGCCAGTTTCTCTGCCGGTACGTCGGCGTCCGACACGCACTGCGGGTTGAGCGCCGCAACATGCATCGCGATATCCCGAGCGAGATCCACGTCCCCACCCTCGGCGCTGACGACCACACCAATCCGGATGCCATGCAGATACGACGCCATCACGCCAGCGCTTTCGACCAGCTCGAACCGCCTGACCTGGACATTCTCACCGATCCTGGCGACCAGGCTGCGGCGCGCCTCCTCGATGCTTTGGCTGCCGACCGACAGCGTCATCAGCGCATCCATGCTGTCCGGCTTGCCAACCAGCACGGCATCGGCGACCGCATCGACAAAGCCGCGAAAGTCATCGCCACCAGAAACAAAATCGGTCTCGCAATTGATTTCGAGTATTGCCGCGAACTGATTGTCCGCGGATTGACGCACGATAACAGCGCCCTCGGCGGCCACCCGGCCCGCCTTCTTGTCCGCCTTGGCCAGACCGCTTTTGCGCATGGCATCGACCGCGGCTTCCATATCGCCACCGGTTGCGACCAGCGCTTTCTTACACTCCATCATGGCAGCGCCTGTGCGCTCGCGTAATTCCTTCACCTGTGTCGCAGTGATGCTCATTAAATCTTTCCTCAATATGAAAAAGCGCGGGCCGCGCAAACGCCAGCCCGCCTTGCAGATCGTGCCTTACCACGCTAACTCCTGGCGCGGACTTTTCATGAATGCTCCGCGCTAGCTGTCTTTCGCTTTCTTGGCTGCAACAGCTTTCTTGGTCGCGGTTTTCTTGCTCGTGGCCTTTTTCGCCGCCGCCTTCTTGGCAGGCGCTTTCTTCGCTGCAGCTTTCTTGGCCACCGCTTTTTTTGTTGTGGCTTTCTTGGCCGCTGCTTTTTTTGCCACCGGCTTTTGGGCGGGCGCCTTGGCATCCGCTTTTTTGACGGCCGGTTTATTGTCGGCC
Protein-coding regions in this window:
- the bamA gene encoding outer membrane protein assembly factor BamA, whose amino-acid sequence is MIRRIWMFLALAIFLTGLAGAEEDGFLVRDMRVEGNQRITDGTVFNYLPINVGDVIDQQRVREAIRALYETKFFDDVELRIDDGVLLIVVLERPSIESFSISGNKSIKTEDLEAELRRIGLAEGKTFDRSVLEGVTDAITEQYFSQGKYSATVTTEVSTVGKNRVQIDITIVEGERATIRQINIVGNNEYSDKELRKEMSLRQPHLTCFIKSDCRYSKETLLGDLEALSSFYLDRGHVKFEVRSTQVAISPDRNDIFLTINIDEGDLYKVSGVELAGKTILEPDVLRQLIFLQDGDTYSQRRITQSTEMMAYALGERGYSLAIIDVIPDINEDDNTVSLTFYVEPGNRVYVRKIKFAGTHSTDDYVFRREMRQMEQAWLSSSGVERSKQRLQRLPFVESVEMETIPVPGVTDMVDVEYTIKEGLPGSFGGGVGFSDAQGLILNGNFVHTNFMGTGNRIAMDLSSGRFSKIYSISHTNPYATPDGISRTLAVGLRDFSQFTSGASDFSTLTTNASIDYGIPISEFQRFRFGFSASDSELSSNSFQTLQSQEWVQNNGDSSVEIINGIIFSKTAFKTFEILLGWTYDSRNRFLFADRGSRSRVTVSYTLPQSDVEYWFLNYDFQKYFPISGEWVFSISADVGLGEAIGDTTSIPPFRNFFAGGPNTVRGYKENRLGPKDTFGRPYGGNLKVATQFELLVPVPEAIKGSARLSVFYDIGNVFSTGDVSFVDKLGDPIKYEWDANRLKHSAGLAVEWLAPIGLFKFSYAIPLNSEKATLRFYGDETERLQFSIGSAF
- the rseP gene encoding RIP metalloprotease RseP encodes the protein MTQLLITIVAFVAAISVLVAVHEFGHFWVARKLGFKVLRFSIGFGRPLWVYKGRDDVEFMISAIPLGGYVKMLDEREGPVAPADLHRAYNRKPVASRLVVLSAGPAFNFLFAVLIYWLLFVIGISGLKPMVGDIAVDSPAATAGMERGDIITSIGDQEIKSWAQVPLSLIEVLLDSGDLPISVIGADGYQRSLTIDVRGRENELSDPSLLFSGLGFNRWFPLIPPLLDEITPGGAADQAGLKTGDLVISADAVRIDDWRSWVEFIRARPGADISMQIERDGRRLTMPMTIARVETEQGVIGRIGASVRVPPGDLYADLRMVERYSVFSALGHGMVRTWDTSILTLRLVGRMISGQISAKNISGPISIAVYAGAAATLGLEEFLGLLAILSISLGIVNLLPIPLLDGGQMVYVAAEGIRGKPLSEKVQLLGQQLGIAMLIMIMGLAFYNDFNRLFG
- a CDS encoding 1-deoxy-D-xylulose-5-phosphate reductoisomerase; amino-acid sequence: MKGVSILGSTGSVGCSTLDVIARNPDAFRVVALTARSNHQRLLQQCLRFEPELAVMTDNGAADVLREGLQQAGLKTALLAGADALVEAARIPQADFVMAAIVGAAGLLPTLAAAQTGKRVLLANKESLVLAGHLLMEAVADNGATLIPIDSEHNAIFQCLPDPGGRRSKHGVRKLWLTASGGPFLNTPVCELEKVTPEQACAHPNWDMGDKISVDSATMMNKGLELIEASHLFAMSPDDIEILIHPQSIVHSLVEYRDGSVLAQLGNPDMRTPIAHALAWPERMESGVKALDLVAIAKLEFQAPDMDRFPCLALARAAAERGGTAPAVLNAANEIAVQAFLDRRLPYTEIAAVIGNTMECHSVGVVESLETVIKADQWAREKAGRTVNEVSIAV
- a CDS encoding phosphatidate cytidylyltransferase; translated protein: MLKQRIITAVVLLAVLAGVFFLLPPPAGLITLTLVISLGIWEWSQFLGVKSLAWRLLYVVMVLASMVAVWFYSFHPGALQLILQVTLAWWLVAFVWVMRYPTAIPVAVGVLSGILVLAPAWLALSRLLVADDGVVWVVFVLLLVWATDIGAFAVGKLFGKIKLIPRVSPGKTWEGVIGAIVLAAIVGFAGAMYFQQDPLSFVSLCVAVSAISVVGDLIVSIFKRHNGLKDSGRIFPGHGGMLDRIDSICAAAPVFVLGLSWQGLV
- the uppS gene encoding di-trans,poly-cis-decaprenylcistransferase, whose protein sequence is MAAHHVAIVMDGNGRWAKQRMLPRHAGHRAGVKAARRTVEACGALGIRTLTLFAFSSENWGRPRDEVQQLMALFIEALNQQVPELNEQGVRLKIIGDREQLPADLVRQIEESEAMTADNDRLNLVVAVAYGGRWDIVNACKYLARQVADGELSAEDIDENRLAAQIQLAGLGDPDLFIRTGGDSRISNFLLWNLAYTELHFSESLWPDFEPKELAAVVGSFHGRERRFGKTSAQVSGDHA
- the frr gene encoding ribosome recycling factor, which codes for MIKDIEKNASTRMGKSVEAFVQELKKLRTGRAHTSLLEHITVEYYGSEVPLTQVASITVEDARTLAVNPWEKSMIQAVEKAIMTADLGLNPTTAGTVIRVPLPALTEERRKDMTRVVRHEAENARVAVRNIRRDALHDVKELLKEKMITEDDDHRAHDEVQKMTDDHVGRIDKILAKKEAELLEV
- a CDS encoding UMP kinase — encoded protein: MGDSEPVQRRILLKLSGEALMGQLDYGVDPEVIRRIAAEIAEVRDMDVQIGVVLGGGNIFRGAGLARSGMDRVTGDQMGMLATVINSLALQDALEREGVKARVMSALQINAVCEDYIRRRAIRHLEKGRVAIFAAGTGNPFFTTDTAASLRAIEIGADVLLKATKVDGVYSADPLKDPSARRYTQISYDEVLRCKLQVMDATAIVMCRDNNIPLRVFNLTKVGSLLRIMRGETLGTLVDNGLEQMQEAVSD
- a CDS encoding elongation factor Ts, which gives rise to MSITATQVKELRERTGAAMMECKKALVATGGDMEAAVDAMRKSGLAKADKKAGRVAAEGAVIVRQSADNQFAAILEINCETDFVSGGDDFRGFVDAVADAVLVGKPDSMDALMTLSVGSQSIEEARRSLVARIGENVQVRRFELVESAGVMASYLHGIRIGVVVSAEGGDVDLARDIAMHVAALNPQCVSDADVPAEKLAKEREILAAQARTEGKPEEIVEKMVDGRMRKFLAEITLTGQSFVKDPDLTVGKLLKQNNATVARFVRFEVGEGIDRAEENFADEVMAQVKGA